One Arthrobacter sp. B3I4 genomic window, ACCCGGGCCAAGCCCGACGCCGCAAATCCGCCATGAGCAGAGCCTACCTTGGGCCCGTGCCGGGTGGCGGAAGGTGCACAGTCTTCGGCGCCCCGGTGCCGACGGGCTGAGGTCCGCTGTCTGTGCTGCGCCGTAAGCTGGGCGTATGGCTAGCAACTGGGAGCGCCTGGACCCCGCGCTGCGCGAATCGGTGCAGGACAACGTGGAACTCTACGAACGCGTCCGCCCTGCCTTGAAATTGGTCACCCGTGAGGTGCTGCTGACTCTGCGGGCCATGCTCAAGGGCACAGAGGTGACGCCGCTTTTTGTTACCGGCCGGACCAAGACCGTCGAGTCTTTCCGGGAGAAGATCTCCCGGATTGAGGAACCGCTCGAACCAGGCGGGCCGCCGGTGCTGAAATTCCCGGACCCGTTCCGCACCCTCAATGACATGGTCGGGATCCGCGTCATCACCAAACTTCCGGCCGAGAACGCCGTCGTGGCCAACCTGATCAAGCGCCAGCGCCAGCTCTTCGACTGCCGCGGCGACCGTGAAAAGGACATCGGGTCCATCGAGTCCGGCACCTACGGGTACTCGAGCCGGCACCTGATCCTCCGGACCATCCAGAACGAGGCCGTCAAGGACTACCAGCAGGTCTTCAACCCGGAGGCGCAGGCGAACGGCAGCTACTTCTTTGAGTGCCAGATCCGGACCGTCTTTGCGCACGCCTGGAGCGAGATCGAGCACGACATCCGCTTCAAGGCCGAGGATCCCCGCGCCTGGACCCCGCAGTTCGACCGCCAGTTCACTGCCACGGCGGCCATGCTGGAAACCGTCGAAAGCGCGTTCGCCGACCTGCACGAACGCTATGA contains:
- a CDS encoding GTP pyrophosphokinase family protein; this translates as MASNWERLDPALRESVQDNVELYERVRPALKLVTREVLLTLRAMLKGTEVTPLFVTGRTKTVESFREKISRIEEPLEPGGPPVLKFPDPFRTLNDMVGIRVITKLPAENAVVANLIKRQRQLFDCRGDREKDIGSIESGTYGYSSRHLILRTIQNEAVKDYQQVFNPEAQANGSYFFECQIRTVFAHAWSEIEHDIRFKAEDPRAWTPQFDRQFTATAAMLETVESAFADLHERYEEVRGYWDMDGEGAAQLTPNRIRDVWRTLLPHVDRKVDDDWGWAAELMAAHGLNQTVQLAGLLSANRITEVRKALDHRYSPGPDRLLDDLLLWQYGTAHIELTAEPADAVPHPRRDSLLRRLKQIERYRLTQL